From Pararhizobium sp. A13:
AGCGGGCTCACATAGATCGCCTGACCGAAGGCGGTCAGCTGTCCGTCCGCAAATGCGAATTGGAACGCGGCGAAGGCGGCGATACCGGTGATCGCCAGACCAAGGGCCATCAGGTTGTACACCTTGAGCATATAGGTGCGCAGACCTTCATCGATTACGGCCCCCGCCTGCGCACCAGTCTGCGCCGTCCGGGTTTGGTAGTTTCTAAGATCAGCCATTGTTTCCTCTTATAAGCCCCGGTTAAGTTTACGGTGTCAGGCCACAAGGGCGCATCTTTTCAAGATGCCAGCCACCCGGCCCAGGCGCCGCTGCGGGGCTCCAGCATGCCTCAGTAGAATATGATGTCGAAATATGACTTGCACAAGACCGGCAGGGCCGCGAATCGATCGAAAAGCCGCTCCAAACGCCTTTTGCGCCATGGCGTTAACGGTTAACTGGTCGATCAGAGTTCCCGCAGCACCGGTGCAGCCTTCTGACCGAGCACCCGCCAGGTGCCGGCAAGGCCGAAACCGACCGTGACGACCAGCGCCACGGCCATCGTCGCCAGGGCGACATCAGGCAGGAAGGACGACGGCAAGGTCATGATCTGGCTCACCACGTACCAGGCCGCCACGCCGCCGGCGAACAGGGCGAAGACGGCCGTCGACAGGCCGAGCATCGCGTATTCGTAGCAGAAGGCACGGATCAGGGTCGAACGTGTGGCCCCGAGCGTCTTCAGGACGACGGCATCGTGGGTGCGGGCCCGGTTGCCAGCGGCGAGAGCGCCGGCCAGCACCAGAACCGAGGCCACGAGCGCGACGGCGGCGGCAGCGCGGATCGCCGTCGCAAGCTGCCCCAGCAGTTGGTTGATGATATCGAGCGCATCCTTGACGCGAACGCTGGTGATCGTCGGATAGGCATTCGTGACGGCCTTCAGCGCTGCGGCCTCGTCCTCCGCCGTGGCGTTGGGATCGATGACCGTGGCGAGCCAGGCATGCGGGGCGCCGGCAAAGGTGTTCGGCGAAAACACCATGACGAAATTGATCGACAGGGATTCCCACTCCACCGTGCGGAAATTGGCAATCCGGGCCGTGATATTGCGGCCAAGCACATTGACAGTGACGGTGTCACCGAGCTTCAGGCCCAGTTCGCCGGCTTCCTCCGCCGAAAAGGAAACGAGCGGCTCGCCGGAATAGTCCGGCGCCCACCAACTCCCCTCCGTCAGAGACGAATTTTCCGGCCGTTTCTCGGCATAGGTGATGCCCCGGTCACCACGCAGAACCCACTGTCCGCCCGGCGGCACGTTCATCTTGGTCACGTCTTCACCATTGAACGCGAGGATACGGCCGCGCAGCATCGGCACTTCGACGATCTTGCCTTCGGGCAGGCTTTTCTGCAGCAGCGAGCGGAAACCCTCGACCTCAGTGCCCTGAATATCGACGAAGAAGAAGTTCGGCGCCCGCTCCGGCAGGTTGCCGGTGAGCTCGCGGCGCAGATTGCCGTCGATCAGCGCCAGCGTGACGAGAAGCGCCAGCCCGAGACCGAGCGACAGGACCACCGACGACGTCAGCGCGCCGGGACGATGGATATTGCCGATGGCGAGCCGGAATGCCGGCGAACTGACGCGCGGCGCCCGGCGGGCCAGCATGGCGACGAGAACCGCCACGCCGCGCAGTACGATGAAGGCGAAGGCAATGGCGCCAAGGAAGGTGAGCGAGATCCTGCGGTCATAGGCCGTCAGGATGGCAAGGCCGGCAAGTGCTGCAAGGCAGAGAGCGGCGGCAAGCAGATAGGGCCAGGACGGCAGGCGCGACCGTTCGAAGCTCTGTTCGCGGAAGAGCGCGGTCGCCGGCACCTCGCGGGCGTGGCCGAGCGGAAGGATGGCAAAGGCGAGCGCTGTCAGAAGGCCGAACAGGGCGGCAAGGCCGAGCGCTTCTGGGTAGAGCTGGAACGCGGTCGACACCGGCAACATGTTCGCCAGGAATTGCGCGGCGACGAAGGGGATAGGCGCGCCGAGCACAAGGCCAATAACGATGCCGATCAGCGCGATCATCAGGATCTGGATGAGATAGATGGCGGTGACCATCGAGGCTGGCGCGCCGACGCATTTGAACGTCGCGATGACGCCACGCTTGGAATCGAGATAGGAGCGCACCGCATTGGCAACGCCGACGCCGCCGACGATGAGCGCCGTCAGGCCGACGAGCGTCAGGAACTGCGAGAAGCGGGTGATGTTCGCGGTCAGCGCCGGTGCTGCGTTCTGGCTGGTGCGGATCGACCACCCGGCCTGCGGAAATTTCTCCTCGGCCTGTCGGCGCAAGGCGGGAACGCTGGAGGAATCGTCGACCTTCACCTTGTAGACATGTTCGACGAGACTTCCCGTCTGCACCAGTCCGGAGGCTGCGAGCGCATCTGCCGACAAGAGCAGGCGCGGCGCAAAGCCGAACCCGTCCGACAGGGCGTCCGGCTCGCGCACGATCAGGCCGGAAATGCGGATGCGGGCCGTGCCGAGCAGGATTTCGTCGCCGGTCTTGATGCCGAGCCGCTCCAGAAGCAACGGCGCCGCCAGCACATCATAGACACCCCCATGATTGGCCAGCAGGTCGGCGATCGGTGCCGCCGGCTCGCTTTCGAGCTTGCCGTAGAGCGGATAGGCGCCATCGACCGCCTTCAGCTCGACCAGTGCCTGGTTGGAACCATCGGGAAGCCTTGCCATGGAGCGCAGGCCGGCGGACACCGCGACCGCGCCCATGTCATCGATGAAGGCCTTTTCCTCAGGCGTCGCGACGCGGTTGTTGAGTTCGAAGCGGATATCGCGGCCAGCAGTTCGCGGCCCTGGCTGGCGATCGAGCTGGTGATCGACTGCGACAGCGAATTGACGCCGGCAATGGCCGCCGTGCCGAGCGCAACGCAGGCGAGGAAAATGTAGAAGCCCTTCAGGCCACCGCGCATTTCCCGCAGCGCCAGACGAAAGGCGAGCCCAGGACGAAAACCGCTGGCAGCACGGGCCGTCATGCGGAAACGGCCTTCGACAGCGACGCGGCAAGAGCTGGGTCATGGCCCGAGCCGGAAACGATCTCACCAGAACGGACCCGCACCTGTCGCGAGCAGCGGGCGGCAAGCGAGGCATCATGCGTGACGAGGACCAGCGTCATGTCGCGTTCGGCCTGCTTGGAGAAAATGAGATCGGCCACTTGGCGGCCGGTTTCGGCATCGAGATTGCCAGTGGGTTCATCGGCAATGAGGAGCTTCGGCGCTGGCGCCAAGGCGCGAGCGATCGCCACGCGCTGCTGCTCGCCGCCGGACAGCTGGCCAGGATAATGCGACAGGCGCTCGCCGAGGCCGACAGAGGCGAGCTCTTGGCGGGCGATCTCGAAGGCGTTGCGGACATTGGCAAGCTCGAGCGGCACTGCGACATTTTCGAGCGCCGTCATATTCGGAATGAGATGGAAAGATTGGAAGACAATGCCGATGTTGCGGCCACGGAACTCGGCCACCCGATCTTCGCTCAACCCATGCAACGGCGTGCCATCAATGGTGATTTCGCCGCTGTCGAGGCGCTCCAGACCGGCAAGAACCATCAGCAGCGTCGACTTGCCGGAGCCCGAGGGACCGACGATGCCGACCGATTCACCAGCGTCGATCGCCAGGTCCATGCCCTTCAGCACATGAACGGACGCGGCGGCCTGGCCGAGTGTCAGATCCGCATTTTTCAGTTCGATCATGGTTGCCAAAGGAAACTGCCCTATATGTGTAGAATATGGAGATTGCCGGAGCGGCTGACGTTTACCGATTTAAGGGCGCATTGATGCGAATAAAAGGTTTCATGACGTTTTTGTTGGCGATCACGGCAATTGTGATCACCTCCGTCCCGGCCCGTTCCGCCACCCTCAATCTCGTCGGTTTCGGCGACAGCCTGATGGCGGGCTACCAATTACCGCCGGGAGACGCATTTCCTGCCCGTCTGGAAAAGGCCCTGCGCGAAAAGGGCCATGACGTGACGATCGCCAATGCCGGCGTTTCCGGCGATACGACCTCGGGCGGACTGGCGCGAATCGACTGGTCGGTACCCGACGGCACCAAGGGCGTGATCCTCGAACTTGGAGCCAACGATGCGCTGCGCGGCATTGCGCCGGAAGAAAGCCGCAAGAACCTTGTGGCCATGATCGAGAAGCTGAAGTCGCGCGGTATCGCCGTTCTTCTCGTCGGCATGATGGCGCCACCGAACATGGGCGGCGACTACGCCGGGCGGTTCAATCCGATCTATCCGGAACTTGCCAAGACCTATGGCACGGAACTCTATCCATTTTTTCTTGACGGCGTGGTGGAAGATGCGAAGCTCAAGATCGAGGATGGCATGCATCCGAACGGCGATGGCATCGGCATCATGGTCGAGCGCTTCCTGCCGGTCGCCGAACGCTTCGTACAATCGCTTTCAACGGGAGGCTGAGGGAACCGGGAAAAAAATAAACTCTTGTTCAACGACTGTTAATCGCGTTGGATAAATATTGCAGGTGCGAAATTATAGTTGCGCGCAGATGTCAGGCGTGATTCGCTGACGATATCTGCTAGAGATTCGGGGAGCTCGTCATGCCGAGACTTTTCACCGCCCTCGAGATTCCGCGTAATGCCGCAATGAGCCTTTCATTGTTACGTGGTGGTCTTCCCGGTGCCCGTTGGATCGATGTGGAGAATTACCACATCACACTCCGCTTCATCGGCGACGTCGACAACCGGACCGCAGACGAGATCGTCGACCGGCTCGACCGCATCGAACGTCCGGAATTCCAGTTGCAACTGACCGGTACCGGCGCCTTCGGGTCCAAGAAGCCGCACTCCGTCTGGGCCGGCGTCACCAACCCGCCGGAACTCTATGCCCTCCAGGCCGAAATCGAGCGTATCTGCCAGCGGCTTGGCCTGCCGGCTGATCCGCGCAAGTTCACGCCGCATGTGACGCTCGCCCGGCTGCGCGCGTCGCGGGTCGAGGATGTCGTCGGCTACCTCTCGGGGCGTGGTGGCTTCTACACCAACCCCTTCACCGTCTCGCGCTTCGTGCTCCTGTCGTCACGCGATTCGATCGGTGGCGGCCCCTACATCACCGAGGAGGTCTTCCCACTCTACGAGCCGCTGTCTTCCAGCCTGCCGATGAGCGACGAGCATCCTTCGGAAAGCATGCTGTAGACGGCCTCGAAGCCTTCCGGGCCTCCATAATAGGGGTCGGGCACGTCACGCTCGACGCCCAGGGTGTAGTCGAGAAACAGATGCAGCTTGTGCCGCGCTGCCGGCGGCGCCAGCGCACGCAACGTGGCGAGATTGTTCCGGTCCATCGCAAAGATCAGATCGAAGACCTCGAAGTCGCCGGCTTCGATCTTGCGCCCGCGCTGGCCGGTAATATCGATGCCGTGGCGTCGTGCCACGCCAATCGAGCGTTGGTCCGGCAGGTCACCGATATGCCAGCCGCCGGTTCCGGCGGAATCGACATCGACGGGGCGCCCCTGTGACAGATGCCGCAGAATGCCTTCGGCCAGCGGCGAACGGCAGATATTGCCGAGACAGACAAAGAGAATTCTGACAGGTTTCATGCTATCCAACGGGGCAGGAGAAAGTTTGAACCTATCCAAGGCTGCTGCGTTGTGAAACCACAATGTTGCCGTCACAAAAAGGGGGATTGTCATGAAACAGGAAAAGCTCAGCCCGGAGACCGTTGCCGAGAACCTGCACAAGATGGAGGGCTGGGTGCTGGCTGACGACGGCCTTTCGATCTGGAAGACCTTCCGGTTCAAGAGTTTCGTCGAGGCGTTCGGCTTCATGAGCGAATGCGCGCTGGCGGCGGAGAAGTTCGGCCATCATCCCGAATGGTTCAATGTCTACAACAAGGTGGACGTGACGCTGACCACGCATGATTCCAGCGGCCTGACCGAACTGGACTTCAAGCTCGCCGCGAGAATGGACCGCGCCGCGGCCGGGCGTATGCCCGACCACATGAAGGAGCCCCATTTGAAATAGCCGCCGCGCTCACCATATGATTTTGCATGACAGACATTTCCCATGACGGACGGGGCAAAGAAGATGGATGACGTCAAGATCGGCGAGATTTTGCTGCCTGGCGAAGAGAGCGAGCAGCAAGCAAAGGCCCGCAAGGTAGAGCGCCGCTTCTGGCCCACCCTGAAGCGCGCCATGCGGCAGGTGCCCTTCAGCCGCGACCTCGTGGCCGCCTACTATTGCGCCATGGATCCGGCGACGCCGATGCGCACGCGTGGCATCCTTCTCGGCGCGCTCGCCTATTTCGTCCTGCCGTTCGATTTCATCCCCGACGTTCTCGCCATGGTCGGCTTTTCCGATGACATCGCCGTCCTGACAGCCGCCTTCGCCGCGATCGCCGGCCAGATCAAGGAACAGCATTACGTCAAGGCGGACGAAGCATTGCAGGACAAGCTGCCGGACTGAACCGCCGTTGGCGAGCGGCGAAATGCCGTCTTGCCGACATCCATTCCCTTGACGGCCGTCCCGCCATGTTTTCTCAGTATCCTCCTACAGCGACGGCTTTTTTCGAAGGTCAAACTCTTGCCTAATTCTTTGTGACATAAACGAGCGCCGAGCACGCTTTGGCTGATGGGCAGTCGCCCGGCAAGCGAAGCGCGCAAGGCAGACGGAATTCGGCATGTTCTCG
This genomic window contains:
- a CDS encoding YkvA family protein, translating into MDDVKIGEILLPGEESEQQAKARKVERRFWPTLKRAMRQVPFSRDLVAAYYCAMDPATPMRTRGILLGALAYFVLPFDFIPDVLAMVGFSDDIAVLTAAFAAIAGQIKEQHYVKADEALQDKLPD
- a CDS encoding arylesterase; protein product: MRIKGFMTFLLAITAIVITSVPARSATLNLVGFGDSLMAGYQLPPGDAFPARLEKALREKGHDVTIANAGVSGDTTSGGLARIDWSVPDGTKGVILELGANDALRGIAPEESRKNLVAMIEKLKSRGIAVLLVGMMAPPNMGGDYAGRFNPIYPELAKTYGTELYPFFLDGVVEDAKLKIEDGMHPNGDGIGIMVERFLPVAERFVQSLSTGG
- a CDS encoding ABC transporter ATP-binding protein encodes the protein MIELKNADLTLGQAAASVHVLKGMDLAIDAGESVGIVGPSGSGKSTLLMVLAGLERLDSGEITIDGTPLHGLSEDRVAEFRGRNIGIVFQSFHLIPNMTALENVAVPLELANVRNAFEIARQELASVGLGERLSHYPGQLSGGEQQRVAIARALAPAPKLLIADEPTGNLDAETGRQVADLIFSKQAERDMTLVLVTHDASLAARCSRQVRVRSGEIVSGSGHDPALAASLSKAVSA
- a CDS encoding low molecular weight protein-tyrosine-phosphatase, which translates into the protein MKPVRILFVCLGNICRSPLAEGILRHLSQGRPVDVDSAGTGGWHIGDLPDQRSIGVARRHGIDITGQRGRKIEAGDFEVFDLIFAMDRNNLATLRALAPPAARHKLHLFLDYTLGVERDVPDPYYGGPEGFEAVYSMLSEGCSSLIGRLEDSGS
- a CDS encoding 4a-hydroxytetrahydrobiopterin dehydratase gives rise to the protein MKQEKLSPETVAENLHKMEGWVLADDGLSIWKTFRFKSFVEAFGFMSECALAAEKFGHHPEWFNVYNKVDVTLTTHDSSGLTELDFKLAARMDRAAAGRMPDHMKEPHLK
- the thpR gene encoding RNA 2',3'-cyclic phosphodiesterase, producing the protein MPRLFTALEIPRNAAMSLSLLRGGLPGARWIDVENYHITLRFIGDVDNRTADEIVDRLDRIERPEFQLQLTGTGAFGSKKPHSVWAGVTNPPELYALQAEIERICQRLGLPADPRKFTPHVTLARLRASRVEDVVGYLSGRGGFYTNPFTVSRFVLLSSRDSIGGGPYITEEVFPLYEPLSSSLPMSDEHPSESML